taaataattatttaaatattcgaaattattatttttaatattcatatataattagATATATGTTATGAAAAACAGAAATGTCGCATTGCCTTTATCTGGCCATAGAACTATGGATAAGGCAATTGCAAGAGAGAGAATgcttttattataatataatatttattttatattgcaTTGCAATGTCGTGTCTTGTCCCCGACGCGGTGCGAATGTTGGAAGCATGGAGGCACACCAGAGGGCGAGAATGGCGGTATAACCAATTACTAAATTCCAAGGTCAAACCCAAAAATTAAACCCTATTTTTCTGCTGCTTTTTCACACACGCACAATAGATGAGCAACTTTACATTTGCACCTTGAAATCACAGTTGAGTATTGAGAACTTTATTAAAGGTGGattctttatttattgtttCTTTCTTTGCGTGTGTATGTGCTGTTATTTGTCTGAATCGGGTTAGTGAGTGATTCCGTGTATGGTTAATCTGTTTTTCCTGCGGTAGTATGTAAAAATCGAAGTCGATATCTTTTCGCTAAGAACTTTAGAAGGTGGGTAAGGCTTATTTGCTGTTCTTTCCTTATttgattaatttcttttatttttgtagtTAGTACGGGTTTTTTTGATTATATAGAAGAAAATAATGTTCTTTCCTGTTTAGAGAATGTGTTTTTCCGTACAAAAAGGACAAGAATCACCACCCAAGAGTGATGCTGTTTGTTTGACGGATTTGCAGAGTATTGAAACGTTCCCTTCCAAGATTTGCATGATGGGTCATCTAAATCTAGAAAATCTGAACCGCCCACTTGGTGGTGGTGATGAAGATGACGGTGGTACTCGCTGCGCCGACAGTGGTGTGGGGCATACCCATGACAGCGGCGCAGCGAACGAGGTGTTGAGCAATATATACCGTAACGATGTCTCGACTTCATGTGTTGGTAGCTCTACAGCAGGTTATAAATTGACTGATTTGCAAACATTTGACATTTTTCATTCTTTGAATTCCACAACTGCATCCAATTCCTCAGGCAAAATAACATTAtaatttatcttattttttcCTGGAAAGAATTATTTTTCATCGAATCTTTTGTAAATTATGAACTGTTGATGCAGGAGTAATGGCTTCGAGTGTGGGACTAGCTTTTACATCTGTTCAATGGAAAGAGCTTGAGAGGCAGTCTACGATCTTTAAATACTTGACGGCCTCTCTGCCGCTGCCTCATGATCTTCTCTATCCACGTTCACTAAATTCTCCTGCTCCATCTTCAGACCTTACCATTAactgtaattttttttgttttgtttttatccTTTTTTGTTGTCTGATTTGATTTGGGTTTTCTTCGATTTAAACCATTCCATAATTTTGACGGCAGTGTTGAGTGGCGGAGAACTATGTAATGCTAGATGTTTCAAGAATAGAGATCCGGAGCCAGGGAGGTGTAAGCGAACAGATGGCAAGAAATGGAGGTGTTCAAAAGACGTGGCCCCGATGCAGAAATACTGTGAGCGTCACCTGCACAAGGGTCGTTTGCGTTCAAGAAAGCCTGTGGAAGTTCGAAACAATAGCGAAGTTCACAAGAAAACAGCCCTTGAACAAGGCCCTCTTCCCACACTTGAAGCCTACAGCACTGCATCCCACCAGATTTCTACTCAAAATGAACCCCATCTGTTGTTCAATCCTATAGAATCTGACAGGTTTGTTTATCATTTGGCAATTGGTACATGGCTTTTGTCTTTGTATTCATTGATTTACTCGTACGTTTAAAGGAATGCTGGCTTGATGGAATTCGGGTCGCCTGAGGATAAATGGCAACACTTGATGAAGAAAGCGAATCTGGATTTTTTGGCTAATGAGTTCTCCTTCACTCGTAGTTCCAATCCCATTTTTTATCAAGATTGTGTTGAGACTTCAAATCCATTCCCTTGCTCTAATTTCCAGCCACATACTGGAGTAATCAATGCTTGGTCAATGGATAATTACAAAAGCAGTAAAAATGGCAATGCCACATCCTGGCCTGTGTCCCTCCATCATTGGAATTTGTCCCCTTCACACAATTTATCCATGGGTGTGGCTTCTGGAAATGCGTTGGATGGAGAAACTAGCAAGTTTGAAATTGAAGATGGTCTTAAAGATTCTGATGAGTACGTCACAGACACAAGATGGTTACCATTTTCTCGAGGAGGGCCACTTGGAGAAGCTTTGCAGCCATCTTCTATTGGGGTTGAGGGATCAAATCCATCTTCTATTGGGGTTGAGGGATCAAATCCAGCTTCTCCCTATGATTCTGTCCACACCACAGCTACTACAGTTTCATCCCCGTCAGGGGT
The DNA window shown above is from Primulina huaijiensis isolate GDHJ02 chromosome 12, ASM1229523v2, whole genome shotgun sequence and carries:
- the LOC140990210 gene encoding growth-regulating factor 7-like isoform X1 produces the protein MSCLVPDAVRMLEAWRHTRGREWRYNQLLNSKSIETFPSKICMMGHLNLENLNRPLGGGDEDDGGTRCADSGVGHTHDSGAANEVLSNIYRNDVSTSCVGSSTAGYKLTDLQTFDIFHSLNSTTASNSSGVMASSVGLAFTSVQWKELERQSTIFKYLTASLPLPHDLLYPRSLNSPAPSSDLTINLLSGGELCNARCFKNRDPEPGRCKRTDGKKWRCSKDVAPMQKYCERHLHKGRLRSRKPVEVRNNSEVHKKTALEQGPLPTLEAYSTASHQISTQNEPHLLFNPIESDRNAGLMEFGSPEDKWQHLMKKANLDFLANEFSFTRSSNPIFYQDCVETSNPFPCSNFQPHTGVINAWSMDNYKSSKNGNATSWPVSLHHWNLSPSHNLSMGVASGNALDGETSKFEIEDGLKDSDEYVTDTRWLPFSRGGPLGEALQPSSIGVEGSNPSSIGVEGSNPASPYDSVHTTATTVSSPSGVLPQTLFSHSENSVCNSPAGAAPSLEYAFQWFS
- the LOC140990210 gene encoding growth-regulating factor 7-like isoform X3, with product MMGHLNLENLNRPLGGGDEDDGGTRCADSGVGHTHDSGAANEVLSNIYRNDVSTSCVGSSTAGYKLTDLQTFDIFHSLNSTTASNSSGVMASSVGLAFTSVQWKELERQSTIFKYLTASLPLPHDLLYPRSLNSPAPSSDLTINLLSGGELCNARCFKNRDPEPGRCKRTDGKKWRCSKDVAPMQKYCERHLHKGRLRSRKPVEVRNNSEVHKKTALEQGPLPTLEAYSTASHQISTQNEPHLLFNPIESDRNAGLMEFGSPEDKWQHLMKKANLDFLANEFSFTRSSNPIFYQDCVETSNPFPCSNFQPHTGVINAWSMDNYKSSKNGNATSWPVSLHHWNLSPSHNLSMGVASGNALDGETSKFEIEDGLKDSDEYVTDTRWLPFSRGGPLGEALQPSSIGVEGSNPSSIGVEGSNPASPYDSVHTTATTVSSPSGVLPQTLFSHSENSVCNSPAGAAPSLEYAFQWFS
- the LOC140990210 gene encoding growth-regulating factor 7-like isoform X2 produces the protein MSCLVPDAVRMLEAWRHTRGREWRYNQLLNSKSIETFPSKICMMGHLNLENLNRPLGGGDEDDGGTRCADSGVGHTHDSGAANEVLSNIYRNDVSTSCVGSSTAGVMASSVGLAFTSVQWKELERQSTIFKYLTASLPLPHDLLYPRSLNSPAPSSDLTINLLSGGELCNARCFKNRDPEPGRCKRTDGKKWRCSKDVAPMQKYCERHLHKGRLRSRKPVEVRNNSEVHKKTALEQGPLPTLEAYSTASHQISTQNEPHLLFNPIESDRNAGLMEFGSPEDKWQHLMKKANLDFLANEFSFTRSSNPIFYQDCVETSNPFPCSNFQPHTGVINAWSMDNYKSSKNGNATSWPVSLHHWNLSPSHNLSMGVASGNALDGETSKFEIEDGLKDSDEYVTDTRWLPFSRGGPLGEALQPSSIGVEGSNPSSIGVEGSNPASPYDSVHTTATTVSSPSGVLPQTLFSHSENSVCNSPAGAAPSLEYAFQWFS